The DNA region AATGATCACACCCTATACAGTATACTATTCTGAGCACGATCTTTGGAAGTGATCATGATGATTGTGACCATTGTTGTGACGAAGAATAAAGAATTCTAAATAAGATCTAAGAACACGTTTATAGACCCAATATAAAATAAGATTAAGTTAAATCAAAGTACACAGGACGAGAAACAAGTGAATGGTTCAATAGACCAATAGTATGCACACAAACAACATgtcaaacaaaaatctttatagcttTTATAAATTAGGGTGTGAATGATCGCAACTTGCAACAGATCAGAAATATTGGAAACATAAAGTTatcatatttaataataaagagaaatactctaaaatagcattaaaacaagttttatggacaattatagcacacattccataaatttccaaaaatagtactatttaacatattaaaataattaaaaatttaatttttagaattttgtttttttaggtttgggttctcaatttcatatttaagatatagttttgaggggtagggtttagtattttaaatttaggatttaattttaaaagattaattagtgttatttttagaattttagaaatgttgtgctaagtttgaaaaaaaaaacttatttttgtgctatttttgagaatcttccTTTAATAAAACAGATCAGAAATATTTGATAGCGGAGAAAGAGATGTAGAGGTGCAGCGTGTCAGCAGTACCAACAATCCGGTTTTGGAGACAGTGCAGGGAAAATCTTTAAGACTTCTTTAAGATTCcaagtttgtgtgtgtgtggtgcaGTATATTGAAGAAAACGAAAGGCTGAAGGAAATTTTGAGTGAATGGAGCATGAGGGCAGCAAATGTAATCTTAAGAATGTGGACGTGAATGGAGAAGAAGGCCCATGGTGTTGGTTTATCTAGTATGCTTATTTTCAAGtctattttttcctttactcttttcaattaaatatgagagaAAGTTGACTAATGGCAAAACTAAGACATAAACAAAATGGTCACGGATTACTAGCAATTTAAAGAACCATAAAAGTTTCAAAGGCCAAAAAAGCTTTGGTTaagcaaagtaaaaaagaaatacCAATGTTTGACAAGAGTGGAAATTAAAACCATACAGAAAGTGGTGATCCTCTGTGAAGAAGTGGATGAGTGGAACCCATTCAGTGTAGTGCAGGGAAGCAATGTTCTGCACAATGAACAAGAGGAAGTAAATGGTTTAAAGGAttctaaatataacaaaatatctatattattatttttgaagtacattttgatTATGCCCttcaagttttgcttatttagtatattttatttacaatattaaccactaacaatttttctaaaataacatttcataGAAACTCAATTGATGGAACTATTTTATTGCCAAAAATAGCTGGataacatctatacatttcaaTTTTTCCACAAACAActctacacattaattttttcatctcataaaaatcttcaaatttattttaatagatctttagagaaaaaatctaTTAGTTTCCCTAAATTATCTCGGCCAAATTAATAGtttccatttaatatttttttacatttaatattttctacatttattGAAGGTGATAATATAGTTTCCCTAAATTATCTCGGCTAAATTAATTGTTATTCTCTTTTaaagaccatatatatatatatatatacacactgcATAGTAATATGATCTGTTTACTTTTATAACAATGAATTttgattgataaattaaaaatgaaaataagtaatttttatatacattaaacacataaaataactATTACTTCTCacatatctctatttttttctacataaaaaatgcaatcaagcggtgtaccgcgggtcaaaacttagataacatagtaacatttatattaaaaaacaaaaaaaaacttaaccattttatttaaaatcatatatgaacattaaaatCGTCCcgtaaatttaataaataattataagtatataatttaaaaattaatataacaacaacaaaataacaaataaatataatatacgtattttaaatatttaaaattttaaaaatatagtatgtggTGTACCGCTGGTTATATCCTAGTATACATACATACCACTTGACACTTAAAAGTGGACCAAGGAAGGGAATCACCATTCCCTTTTCATAgtagttttttatttaactaatccTCGAGAAATTTCcatatgtattttatatatatatatatatatatatatttcattttaggTTGAGTCGTTTACCATGTGGGACGGAGAAAGGGTTAAGTTTGTTGATACAGCTAACTTTAGTCATTTCAGGTTTAGAACATGTTGTGAGTGGAACAGGGTTTGCTTCAGATGCTTCTACCATAAGGCCAATGATTGCTAACACTTATCAACCTAAGCTCACTAACCGTATTTTCAAATCTCATTTCAATGCTAAAAATTATCCATTAGTGTTCTTCCAATCATTGGATATCAAGCAAGTACGGAAACCAACTTTTTGTAGAGATTCCACCAAAGGAGCATAACCTCTATCTAAAGGACCTAAGGCCAAACTTAAGCAAAATTATTCTTCACACGATTAAGggtaattaaacaaatattaccAATGACGATAATATTGAAGATATTTATATTTGGCCAATTGAGTGAGTAATCGTGAAGAATTATGAGAGGCCCGGCCAATCGATCAAGATCTAAGATAGATACCAAATTTTGACCCAAATTTGAACAATTACAAATATGATCGagatccttaaaaaaaaaaaaaaaaggattagaccaaatttaaccaaatttttttttacctgattAATGATTAAggtaattataaaatattaccaATGATGATAACCTAAAATTCAACCCATGAAGTATTGAGTAATCGTGGATGCCCATCTGgtaagaggaaaaaaataaaaaaatattgaaaagttagttttgttaatagaattttttttggatgagaGACAGACCTCGAGAAACgattattaaatcaaatatgAACAATTACAAACGAACTTGTTGTTGGTAGGAAGCGTAAATCTAACCATATCTTTTTGCCTGATCGAATCGACAACCATCATATTCATATCCATAGCGGATGTTAATTGATCGAATCGACAACCATCACATCCATAGCGGATTAGCTTCGTTATTCATACGAAAATAGTTTCACATAAGAGCTAATTTTTTTTACGAGAGAAGTCTACCTatattaacatataataaaaggAGGAGGTAGTTCCGTTTCACTCAtacaaatttttctttaaaatatagtggtatgtgtttatttttattgtcgttttaatcaaatatttgcGTGTACACATCTTTTTACATAACATTaagcaacatttttttttttctcatctcaGATGTCTGTAAATAGTAACGAAGACGCGCAAAAACGTAAATCGTAGTTAACcaaggaaaaaaacacaaaccacaaAACCCACAGGCCACAGCTACATGATAACATTATAACAAGAACATAaagttagaagaaaagaaaaagatacaaTAAAGAAGACAttacataacaaaaagaaaagaaaagaaaagaaaaaaactcttcaTTCAAATAAAGGCTCCAAGGAAGAACTCACTGGTAGTACATGAGCTGCTGAGCGTTCTGGAAACCACCATCATACATTCCTAGGCTAGAACCAGTGGCTCCCATTGCAGCATGCTTAAGAGCATGTTGTCCATGCGGATGATGCATCAGCGGATTCATTCCCGCCATCTTGCTCATCGCTAGTTGCCTCTCATAAGCCAAAAGATCGCTGGCTGAGCATCCCGGGATTGGTGCAGGAGCTGGCGGAGGAAGCGGGTTTGAAGCTGTTCCTGCTGGAGTTGGCTTGCTTCCCCAAGAACACTGGGAAGtgggaacaacaacaaaaaggaagATGTTTAGCATTCCCAAACCGAAAGAATGGTGAGTCCCAcctaaagaaaaacaatttaatttagCAAGTTTGTACCTTCATTTGCCTGCCACCGAGGTAGGAATGTGTATTTCCCATCTGAATAGCGAGGGCAGCCTCTGCATGAGTAGAGTATCTCACAAATCCGAAACCTTTATCTCTTTGAACACGGACTTCCTCAATGACCCCAGCACCAAGGGAATGAAAGTGGCGGTGAAGATCAACCTGGGAAACCTGAAAAAATTGAACGAAAGTATATTTTGTTGATCCAAGAAACTATAAactttgttgatgatgattgtgtaAAGTCAACAGAAGATCTATATCCACAATGTTTTATTTTACCTCTGGAGCAAGATTGCCGACATAAACAGTAGTGTACTGAGCATTGTTCTCAGGAGTTTCACCGTTACTAGAATCTTTACCATCCTCTGCAAAAACAAATAAgccaatatataaatatcaacgTGTAAGAATTAAGACCATTTTGAGGCTTTTCTCTCTGTCTCCATTTGATTCTCTATCTCATGAGTGGTAATAGTTAAAACATACCAGAGACACCACTGGTTAGTTCCACGACACTTTTGGAATCAGAGCTCTGTTTCTCCTCACCAGAAGTGGCTCCCTTTGTCGCCCAGTTGCAACGTATCTGCCTGGTCCCAAGCCATTTCCCTGAAAATCAGAAGAGAATATTCCAGTTGGCCAAAAAGGGCAAATGACAAAGTATTAACACTAACTATCAagggccaaaaaaaaaagtagcaatACTGACCACCAATTTCATCTATTGCAGTCTGGGCCTCCTGCACAAGGAAACAAGAATGGCAGCAATCAATAAAATGGCCAAGGTAGAGGCCAATGCATACAAAGGGACTTGAGAGTTAGACAATCCCAATACCTGTTGGTTACGGAACGAAACAAATCCAAATCCTCGTGAACGTCCAGTTTTCTGATCCCACATAACTCTTGCATCCCTACATATAACAACAATGTTAGAAGATTTCACGCAAATCTTATCCTTCCATTTTCACTACAAGAAAGTTCATATGGCATCATCAGCagtatacaacaaaaaaaaaacttacgagCAAGTCGGATAGACAGAGAA from Camelina sativa cultivar DH55 chromosome 3, Cs, whole genome shotgun sequence includes:
- the LOC104775846 gene encoding oligouridylate-binding protein 1B-like, whose amino-acid sequence is MQRMKQQQQQQVMIQQALMQQQQSLYHPGLLAAPQIEPIPSGNLPPGFDPSSCRSVYVGNIHIQVTEPLLQEVFASTGPVESCKLIRKDKSSYGFVHYFDRRSAGLAILSLNGRHLFGQPIKVNWAYASGQREDTSSHFNIFVGDLSPEVTDAMLFNCFSVYPTCSDARVMWDQKTGRSRGFGFVSFRNQQEAQTAIDEIGGKWLGTRQIRCNWATKGATSGEEKQSSDSKSVVELTSGVSEDGKDSSNGETPENNAQYTTVYVGNLAPEVSQVDLHRHFHSLGAGVIEEVRVQRDKGFGFVRYSTHAEAALAIQMGNTHSYLGGRQMKCSWGSKPTPAGTASNPLPPPAPAPIPGCSASDLLAYERQLAMSKMAGMNPLMHHPHGQHALKHAAMGATGSSLGMYDGGFQNAQQLMYYQ